The DNA segment GATCGTGATGTGAGTGAAGTGAcgtaaaagataaatagatTGCTGATTGACATCTCACGTTTCATTCACTGACATTTTGGTTTGTCACTTGAAGGTGCGGCCTCATACAGCCGCTTGACGCTCGTGGCTCGTTTGCAGGGACAAATCTGGACACGTGAACCCATTTTAAAGTTCTCACGACTTGAAAAGTTGCTGCTTCATGAGATGGCTTGTCGCTCGTTTGCGGCGATAAATACGTTCATGACGCGACCATATTATGATCTGGCATCTTAAGGCGTAACCTCATGGTTGCATGGTCAAAATCACACTTGTTTCTACGTAATAGCCAGTTTACAATTAGATTATAGAtatacatgttttgtttttcgggaaatttaaaatggggtcgCATCATATTTGTCGTTTGTAAGGAAATATGGCATGAGGCCGCACATTGAAGCAAGCCTCATGCAGCCGCATTTCTTTCATTTGTATCGCGTAGTGATCAGGTTTATCAGACAGATTTAAATTGCCGGTGACTCTAAATGCGGAACgtcttatataaaaataaagcagaacACGATGAAGCTTACAAAACCAAACGtataaaaatttcaatataCTTTTACTATCTGTCCTAAACCCTTCAACGACGTTCGAATTTCATTCAATGATGAATGAATTCATTCACTTTTTTAATAGATGTCTAGACGACTGTTGTTGACTGACTTGACATTTTGATTGTACACAAAAGCAATACAAAAGGTTTTCAAGTTTAAaagtggttttaaaataatttatagcattGGTAATAATAAGCTCTAAAGAATTGATAGTCACAATGGAACAAGAACATAGAGATGCTATTCAGAGAAATTTTACCTCCCTTGTGGAGAGAACGGACCTCGAGTCAATGGTCACAGCACTGCATGAAAAGGGTGTATTCTCCACTCAAATGATTGAACCATACCAAGTAAGTGGTAGTTCATGTTTTATTATCATTGAATCTTCGCAAAGATAGTTCCTGAATATGGTCACTGACCTCTAACTATGAGTCATCAAGTAACTTTAGTATCAGACATAATATGATTCCacacgatttttttaaataattacggtATTTTTTACTAGTTATCTACACAATAACTCTAATATTAATAGAGAGTGATATTAACAAGAAAATTTAATGGTAATTCTGATCTCAATAGAATTCAGTAGCAAATTGTTATTAAACCTTCCTCTGCTGTTTTAACATGTGTCATAGAACATGACAATGACTTAAAAGATGTTTAATAATACCAACCTTTTTTATTTCCCTTTTGCCAGAACAATTATGACTCAGAAAGAGATCGTAAACGAAAACTGTACATGGATATCAAGAGGCGTGGACCTGATGCATTCAGACTGCTTGTGGAAGCCCTTGGCGAGATGGGCTACTGGGACCTGGTGCGGGACCTGGACCCAGACAGCCCATTCTCTTTCTACAGACACAGAACTTTCACACCTACCCCAAGTAAGTAAAGATACACAGAACTCATTTTGGAACCCCAAAACAAGTACTAGACAAGTCAACTAAACTCCTAGCCTTTTCCGTCACCAAACTCGCAAGTGATAATAGAAAtggttgttttaatattttccagaACCCAAACCTGCAGCTGATGATGATAACTTTCGGAGCCTCagttcaaaaaataaaccaaaacctGAACCACCTAAAAGTAAGTATCATACTTAACAAACCATGTATTGTTTACAAGCACAAGCTTGTACACAGGACAACCTGGCTACAGCATACGGCAGCTACAGCAGTGACAGCATACAGCTTTTTACGTAACAAGTCtaagtacctattattattaacttctCAACAGTCCAAACCTCAATTCATCTTTTATGGTGTAAGTAAgagttgtatttttgtaaatagctCCAGTGAACCACAATATAAAATGATGGGTATTGTTACAGCTGTCACAGTGACCTATACGCCGCCGCCCGAAGACAACGACAACGCCAGTGCGGAGGCGCTCGCAACGCCCACCTACGTCGTTAAAAAAAGCCTCAAGTTCATGGAGGATGATGACACCAAAGGTATTTTGGATGtgtcattaataattttattaacttacattatcggtacaaaaatatatcgaaCTGATTTCGTATTTTATAGCATAACACTTtagaatagtaaaaaataaatccaaagtTTTTTAAACACAAGCTTTTAAGATCTGACAcaatgatgtttatttttactaagtCCAGTACTAGTCTCTGACTGGCTTATGCCTTCTTTGTTGGGAGacattataacttaaattgGATGAATATTGCATAGCCTCACAAATATGTGGCTCAatttctaaaatcaaatttattcgTTCTTGCATTTATACCTATGTCACAATCTTTAagataatattgttatacattAGACAGTTTTAAGTGAGCTTGTAGCATGCCTGCAGACCTGAAGCTGTACCGAACGCGCGGCCGCAAGCGCGGCGTGCTGGTGAACTTCACATACATGCAGTTCGACAACGACATCGAAGAGTTCCGCAACGGCGTGGACGTGGACTGCAACAACCTCACCTATCTGTTCAGCGAGCTGGGCTTCCGCGTCGTGCGCTACCTCAACCTTACCAAACAAGTATGTGTATCAACAACATAAAATTATCAAGAGGTCCACATGGacaacaatatataaaatagattaataaGAGCTCTGTTGCTGATAATGTAAGAAAACCTGAGTGGAATTGACCATAGCACAAAGCTGTATATCATCATATATGTATAGTCTGGCAAAGCAGTCAAAACCAGGCAACTGCATTGAACTATTATAAAAAGAGAACATTATTAGTTAACATGAATGATGTTAATAGCAAACACTCGACACGCTGAAATCGCTGAACGATGTGCTGGAGGGCGTGGAGAGCGTGTTCATCGTGGTGTCGTCACACGGCTACAAGCGCGCGCACACGTCCGACACGGACGTGCGCTGCAAGGACGGCAAGCTCATCTCGCTGTACGACATCATGACCTACTTTAACAACACTGAGATGCCCGGCCTCGTCGGCGTGCCCAAGGTCTTCATTTTCCAGATGTGCAGGTATTATTTACTACCTACTTTTTTTAATGGAGTATGCTGACTTCCAAATGAACCGAAAATATAAGAAGGGTCTTTTATATTTTCGGTAGGAATAAATCCTTGTACAAGACAGGTGTTAAAAGATGGTTTTTGCATACATTAGCTCGGGCGTAGTTATTcggaattgttattttttaactttgattATTTAAACCCCTGAATGCTTTTTTGAAAGTTGCTGTATTCCAAGTACAACTCCAAAGTATAAAGATAttgatttcttattatttttttcctgcTATGTCGAAGTAAGAAGTAACGTATGTTGTGTGTGTGGTGTAGAGGCACGAGTGCGGAGTACACGTGgcaggcggcgggcggcgcggcgcggcgcgagATGCCCATGCCGCGCGGCGTGGCCGTGGACGGGCGCCCCGAGCCCCCGCGGGCCGCGCGCGGGCCCCGCCCCGGGCCCGCTGAGCCCGCGGACACGCGCACGCCGCTCTACTCCGACATCCTCATCGCGCACTCCACGCTGCCAGGTGCGCACACACTGACTTACATATATCTTTCTCTAACCTCATAGGATTAGCAGTTATTTGACGAACTTCTTTCATGGTAGTGAAAAGCAGGAACTACCCAATCTTAGTAACATTACACAAACTTCCATGTCCGTCAGGGCTGGTGGCGCACCGCGACGGCAAGCTGGGCTCGTGGTACATCCAGGCGCTGTGCGAGGTGTTCGCGGAGCGCGCGCACGACTGCCACGTGGAGAAGCTGTTCACGCTGGTGGACTCGCGCATGCAGGACAAGTTCAAGGTGCAAACCTCCTCCGTGGACCGCTGGGGCTTCAACAAGCGACTCTACCTGCACCCCGGACTCTACGAGGATGAACTCGCAGCTCCCTAACCTTCCCTGGGTAAACCTGATCTTCATAAACATTTAGATTGCTATCATGCAGATGAATTATTCCAAGAGATGATGATACAAACTGCCTCTTACATGACTCAATAAAGTATGTTGAGACATTATCGAGttcaaacattttcaacatATCAGGATTATTTTATGAGCCACTCGAACTAAgaacaaaatatgataaataattactcAAATCGTGTTTAATCATGCAATAAAATGATGCGCacaatgttttcattttaacaattttaccAAATACTTAGCTTAGTGGGTAATGAGCGATCTTTATATAGACATaatcaattaatcaaatttgtacgtaattatgaatatgaaatgttttCACATCTTAAAAATGGTATTGTGTGAATctctataaaattatgttaatatctCGAAATTATTGAATGTACGTTTGCAATCTCTTAACATTGTAAAACCGTGACTGCTACTGTGAAAATCCATCTGATTGCTTTGGCGAAGCAAACGACACAATTTTCACACATAGTATTTAATTAGGTGTTGGTCTAGCGAAGTGCTATTTTTAAGATATCGTATTTTTACTGATGTATCTATTTAGTTTTAATCGCTCTTCAGAACAACATTtaagttgtttataaaaatattaaccctcaaaatgtatattttagaaactgccattttataaaacattaaagacTCTGAGTCACCTGTTTCATTAGGTGCTAGGTTATATATTTAGAAGTATACTTCTTCATCCCACCTTGTGAGATTCTTAGTAATGTGTTTCTTCATGCTTTTATCCTTTATTAGATATACAACGAAAGGTTAGCATGTTAACATTCCTAATGTAAACAACCTATATGCATTTATATCGAAACTTGAGAAATGAGACCTTGCTCATGTATTTTATTCACAGCCCTTCCTGAACTTATTGTTAATGGTTGTAGTTTAGCAATAAATTTTATGACAAGTTGTGATAAATGTAGCCAATACAAGTTCTTTAGGCATTTTGTTATGTCGAATGTGGTATAACTACTTTAGTGTTAAggaatattgtatatttttttacaaaataaatagagatTATCAATGCTCATAGTTTTAATACCGTCACATCACATACAAAAATAGATAGAAATATTGAGAGCACAAGAATGGTTGTGTGAACCCCGCGCTATTCGCGTTACGTATCCTAAACACAGATACTTACCGACTGATCTACTGATCAGGACGACGCCGGAGGTGAGTCTCCAatatactttcttttttattattgtagactttacaaaaatacatgctTTCGTATACTGGAAAATAAATGCCACCGTCTTGatgattataatattcataacgCACACATTTATGTCTAACTAATACACAACCCCCGCCTTTGACGGTAATTAAATGGTTTTCTTTGCTTACGTACGCCAGTATCAATCTCTGTCAACATAGTATGTGCTCAGACTGTTCAGAGTCAACAACTATGACATAACTTCGACAGCGGTGCTACAAAAACCAGAATTTTTCATaacaaatatatacattttttattacttttataaaaggATATAAAACTTGGAGTCTGAtagttaatgttaaaatattttaatctcatTTTGGAATTCGTTAGCTCATAGCCTCTCCATTAGTCACATCAGATATTATTAGTCACGCAAGGATGGAAGCatgaaaagtataataaatacctattaagTAAACTGCGCTCACATGACATTTTACAACAATATCTTTGTggtcacaaaatattaaatagcaaCAAATTATTTGAGTTTTATCTCAGATTTGTGCactatttatttaccaaaatatataaagatgtttgtataattatttcgtaTGCTACTTTCTTATAGCCAACAAAGAAGTCATTTTTCTCTTATTATAAAGTGTTGAAATAATTCCTAACATTTAATGATAGTAGTTGTTGTAAAGTATCGAGTGTGGCGGGCTTCAGTAGAGTTCGCTTAGCTACCGGTCTCGCTCGCTGAGCTTGCTGAGGTTGAGTCCCGGGCGCAGGCAGCCGCCGCAGCCCGCGCCGCGCCACCCGCCCGCCAGCTCCGAGTACGAGGCCAGCTTGTCCAGCCACCGCTGCATGGGGTTCACTAGAGAGCTCTGGTAGAGCCACACGAGGACGGACGTCTTGGACCACCAAGGTTCGAACGATTTCCAGTCGTATATTACGATGGCGTCGTACCAGTTCCTCTTGGCAGCCATACTGTCCTGGTATGTCGTCCACTTCGTGCAACACTTGAAACTATCCGGGATGGTCTGCTCTTCAGGGAGGTCTAACGAAGATAGGTCCACGGTCGCATTGTTCGTGTAGAGATTCGGTTCCGGTAGCAAATTGTGCGTTATAATATCTGTATGAAGAGTGTCGAGCGGAGCGAGGCCAGCAGGGGTGGACGAGGCGGGCGACGAGGCTGGCGCCAGCAGTAGCGCAGGCGCTAGCAGCGCCAGCAGGCTGGTGACGTAGGCGAGCGCCAGCGCCGCGCAGGCCGCGCCCAGGCCCCGCGCCAGCGCCGCCAGCAGGCGCGCCTCGCTCGCCGCCGCCAAGTCGCCGTATGTGAAGAACCCGCGCAAGCGTGCCTGCTTCAGTGCCACTCGACGTTCTAGCCACGACAGCCCTGCTTCAAATGTCTTGTCGCTCACAAATACGTTCCAATCCTGAAAACAACATTTGTATTAAACAACCGAAAGTAGTGTAAATTGGTTGCAGCTgcaactttttattaaatattttataatataatattagtaaattatTCGACATATAGCATACTATGGCATTAAGGAATTCCACTTCTAATTTCTTAAGCTGACTGAGCTCCAGGCCTCCGGAAGCCGCCCACTCGGAACATACCACGTCGTCGTCTTCGCCATCATCTTGTAAAAACTTGTTGCCTAccatctataaaaaaatagggtacataattattttataacagtttaatcacgcgtatttattggcaTCGCGCCAGTGTTATACCCGGTCCCGGTATAAACGGTCCTTCATCAAGAACTTACGCGGCAGTAGTGTCGCGAATCGGGCGATATcgaatatataattttttaaaacattacgaacagattaaataaaagtcttattaatattttagccaaaaataaaacatacagggtttgttttttttagaaagcaATGCAGGCCTATGTCTACAGTGGGCTAAggataggctgaattgattgaattaATCAGTTTCTTTGGGAATTTTATGTACTTACCAAAGAAACAAGGAAGAGATCGGCaggtgcggcggcggcgaggtAGTCGGGGTTGCAGGAGTTGAGGCGCTCGAGGTAGAGGATGGCCAGCACGAGCGCGCACGGCGACACGCACGCGCTGCGGGCGATGCTGGCGGCCGCGTCCGCGTGCAGCCGCCGCAGGGAGCGCCCGCGCTGCGACACTGACCACAGCTCACATGAGATCTCTGAAACACACATGTTgccaaatattatattcatcaAATACATTGTGCTTTTgtagtaaaacattttcagcaaatttatttgattactagaatttattagattttgtttggtttatatttttaagatactaGTGATAGCGTTATAAAGCAGATGTATAAATGTACTTCTTGAAGTTTTGACAAAATAAAGGGGAACATAGCTGACAAACAATATTACTGTTTTGGCCTCAGTTGACAAAAACAGCAGATAAAATCCCATTCTAGAATTATTTCACTGTGATATTGCTTCTTCAATATGGTAACagtgtaattaaaacaattttcatacaTTGGATAAACCCTGAAAACATTACACTTTTCTTGGAGGGTAAATTAGTAAACACTTTTATGATTCAtacataaaagataaaaattggtatattaaaaaaaaattgattaccAGTAACCGGTAGACTCAGGCAAGGCAGTGCTGGCAGCTGTCCATAGTATAGGGTCTTCGTGATACGCTTCAGAAACTCCTTGTGGTCACCCATGCTCTGAATATGAaacattcttataaaaatatctgattTTACATGCATTAAGTCCATATATCAATAAGATACAAAACATATACAATTAGATCTTACAAATTAGCAAATTCTTCAATAGAGTTTAAAGATATAATAGTCAACAATTTTTATATGCCAATGTGATTTTATGCACTTTAGATAAGTACTGGTTCACGTTCACATTTAATAACACGTGAATGAACTACGCGTATTTCACTAAGTATTAAGTACAAAAACATGTTAACTATAATGAGTCTCATGTTCTGTTGATAAGCTGCAGAAGCTGGCTGACAATAAAATGCATTAGGGTACGAACAGAAATTCTGCAATAAACTCAGCtcttttgttattatagcaGGTTAAGGTAGAGAAGGTGCATTTTCTCCGTTAAGCTAACTACACGAGTAGGCCACGACGTGACCTCTTTACGTACCTTGATCTTGGTCCTCGAACCCTCTCGTTTTCTTTTAGATATATTTGACATGTTCGCGCTAATTTTGacggaaaacaaaaatatttgaacttaaTATTACAAGTATTATAACGACAATTTACATATATGTAACCGGATTCTGAACAACGACGaagcctttttttattttggttaatgTTTCAGTCAGATAAACATTACGTTATGAAGTCACGGCATCTGGCGTGAATTTTATGTATCTCatcatacataatattttaatgaatagaCAAATGCATATACCTAAATCACTAGTGCAAATGAGATGAACGAATTTTCATGCTAAAAGTATGTGTAAAGAACTGAAACAGGTTTTTTGACAATTGACATTAACCCTCAGGGTTACCCACTACAACAACCAGTGTATCCAGTGTAAACTTAATGTTACAAgcctaatatttataattttatcagttttacATGTCATGTCTTTTCTTAAAACTCAGGAGTCGAATTATAATTCCCTATTACGACGAATGATCAacaattctgtttttattttgaagaacaaacataattatttagttacaattttacagagtcaaatatttataattgaatcaTTCTCAAGTTACTAAAACTACGCCACttaaaaaggtataattttaatatagttttcttCCCCTGATGTCATCTCCTATGAAAACTATTCCTAAGCATCTTATTGTGGATACAAAGCACAGCATTACAGATGATCCTCAATCACTAAGAGGAGAGATGAACACTCAGTTTCATGATTATAGTGCGTATTATACTCATTATTGTCTTTTGAGAGTCTCAGACCAGAATCATAAATTCTAGCCTCTAATTTAATTTCGGTGTCATTTGCgacacagttttttattaactaatgcGGCTGTTAACGCTCAAGTAATGTTTGTCACTGGTTTTTGTTCcaacaaataatttttgaatgattaattatatttgtgagGCGCAGTATATCGCAACACCATTGAGCTGAGATGACAGCTGTCAAACAAAATCAAGAAGACAATCGAACGCTTTTCATTCAGTTCAGAGCGATTGCATTTCCGAATGTAAATAGACGATAACATGAAATAACTAAATTGCGGCATTCAAAGTGATACAACATACGCTTTTTTATTGAGCAGACAGTAACATGTGTTTCTTATAGGAAGCGCCGGGCGCGTGAGTGTTTGCGGTGACTCGTGTCATTGATattgatttcttttattttctgagAGAACGACGCGAAAATGATTTAACCAGACCAGTGGGAGTTTCTGACCCGGTCTTCTAGTCAAGTGTGACAGTGGTGGAGACAATGTTTGGAGTTGAATGCTATGTGTGATAATGTGCagacaaaatgaaaactaaGAGTTTTCTGCTGTTTTCGACATCGGTGTTCGCAATAAGTATATTTCTGATAGTATTCCACTCACAGCCACCACAGTCTATCCAGAGTATAGTAACACAAACACACCAGCACATCAAAGACTTTCAGgtttgttcaaaaatattatttttatgcaatattttGTATTCCCTCCTTCTAAACCAAAACTGTTTcgtattattttgcttttaggTTTGAGCTCCCTTTAGTCCCAGTAGTGTAAGAGATTGGAACTTAAGTagctatttaaaaattgttatacTGTACTTGTCAGTTATGTGTTGCACATTATTTTCAAACTCTaggtagtttttaaataatatatttccttatttatgtctcaaaatgtaatatttgattACATGTATTTGTATAGTAT comes from the Trichoplusia ni isolate ovarian cell line Hi5 chromosome 22, tn1, whole genome shotgun sequence genome and includes:
- the LOC113504483 gene encoding protein CNPPD1 isoform X2, with the translated sequence MGDHKEFLKRITKTLYYGQLPALPCLSLPVTEISCELWSVSQRGRSLRRLHADAAASIARSACVSPCALVLAILYLERLNSCNPDYLAAAAPADLFLVSLMVGNKFLQDDGEDDDVVCSEWAASGGLELSQLKKLEVEFLNAIDWNVFVSDKTFEAGLSWLERRVALKQARLRGFFTYGDLAAASEARLLAALARGLGAACAALALAYVTSLLALLAPALLLAPASSPASSTPAGLAPLDTLHTDIITHNLLPEPNLYTNNATVDLSSLDLPEEQTIPDSFKCCTKWTTYQDSMAAKRNWYDAIVIYDWKSFEPWWSKTSVLVWLYQSSLVNPMQRWLDKLASYSELAGGWRGAGCGGCLRPGLNLSKLSERDR
- the LOC113504482 gene encoding caspase Dronc produces the protein MEQEHRDAIQRNFTSLVERTDLESMVTALHEKGVFSTQMIEPYQNNYDSERDRKRKLYMDIKRRGPDAFRLLVEALGEMGYWDLVRDLDPDSPFSFYRHRTFTPTPKPKPAADDDNFRSLSSKNKPKPEPPKTVTVTYTPPPEDNDNASAEALATPTYVVKKSLKFMEDDDTKDLKLYRTRGRKRGVLVNFTYMQFDNDIEEFRNGVDVDCNNLTYLFSELGFRVVRYLNLTKQQTLDTLKSLNDVLEGVESVFIVVSSHGYKRAHTSDTDVRCKDGKLISLYDIMTYFNNTEMPGLVGVPKVFIFQMCRGTSAEYTWQAAGGAARREMPMPRGVAVDGRPEPPRAARGPRPGPAEPADTRTPLYSDILIAHSTLPGLVAHRDGKLGSWYIQALCEVFAERAHDCHVEKLFTLVDSRMQDKFKVQTSSVDRWGFNKRLYLHPGLYEDELAAP
- the LOC113504483 gene encoding protein CNPPD1 isoform X1, encoding MSNISKRKREGSRTKIKSMGDHKEFLKRITKTLYYGQLPALPCLSLPVTEISCELWSVSQRGRSLRRLHADAAASIARSACVSPCALVLAILYLERLNSCNPDYLAAAAPADLFLVSLMVGNKFLQDDGEDDDVVCSEWAASGGLELSQLKKLEVEFLNAIDWNVFVSDKTFEAGLSWLERRVALKQARLRGFFTYGDLAAASEARLLAALARGLGAACAALALAYVTSLLALLAPALLLAPASSPASSTPAGLAPLDTLHTDIITHNLLPEPNLYTNNATVDLSSLDLPEEQTIPDSFKCCTKWTTYQDSMAAKRNWYDAIVIYDWKSFEPWWSKTSVLVWLYQSSLVNPMQRWLDKLASYSELAGGWRGAGCGGCLRPGLNLSKLSERDR